The Candidatus Margulisiibacteriota bacterium genome window below encodes:
- a CDS encoding lytic transglycosylase domain-containing protein, producing MTWPTIIIIFVSLFTLFNNINYNPQTNCNPQEFQMRQTEYDQYLPYDTSYQIVSANLYQTIVSYVMNYNKNLVLTDVLEIAEANVKYGIEYNVDPLLLTAQQSAESSFNRHAVSPSGARGIGQFMPFNFPAYNITDPHNVAQGIKAQAKMMRELLDMWKGNINYALASYVEGCNSIKSKGSQAFKPSTQGYVDKILKTYENLKKLT from the coding sequence ATGACTTGGCCAACAATAATAATAATTTTTGTAAGCTTATTTACATTGTTTAATAATATAAATTATAATCCTCAAACTAACTGTAATCCACAAGAATTTCAGATGCGACAAACAGAGTATGACCAGTACCTTCCTTATGATACTAGTTATCAGATTGTTTCAGCAAATTTATATCAGACAATTGTTTCTTATGTTATGAATTATAATAAAAATTTAGTATTAACTGATGTATTGGAAATAGCAGAAGCAAACGTTAAATATGGGATAGAGTATAATGTAGACCCATTATTATTAACTGCTCAGCAGTCAGCAGAATCAAGTTTTAATAGACATGCAGTATCTCCATCTGGAGCAAGAGGTATTGGGCAGTTTATGCCGTTTAATTTTCCTGCTTATAATATAACCGATCCCCACAACGTAGCGCAGGGGATAAAAGCACAAGCTAAGATGATGAGAGAGTTACTGGATATGTGGAAGGGTAATATTAACTATGCCTTAGCTTCGTATGTGGAAGGGTGTAATTCTATAAAATCAAAAGGCTCTCAAGCATTTAAGCCTTCAACTCAGGGTTACGTTGATAAGATTTTAAAAACTTATGAGAATCTCAAAAAATTAACATGA
- a CDS encoding proline--tRNA ligase, translated as MKYSKYYIPTFRENPADAEIPSQAIALRGGYIKKIATGIYDYLPLGLKVIRKVEKIIREEMNRKDAVEVLMPSMVPAELWQKSGRWFKYGKELLRIKDRAGRDFCYGPTHEEVIVNLVSDDLKSYKQLPINFYQIQNKFRDEIRPRFGLMRAREFSMKDAYSFHADEQSLDVTYKDMYEAYSNIFSRCGLDYRVVSADSGAIGGSSSQEFMIVAETGEDEILYCSNCDHAANIEKASTKVTNKSEPLLAKEKVHTPNIKAIEDISSFLQVGAEKTIKAVAYKYDKEVAPEKIQSKYAMVFIRGDYEVNDVKLMNNLDALGIEPATEEEIVSVFKTVPGFMGFAPEQCEYKIIIDDSIIGITNAVVGANEKDYHFKNVNVGRDYLVDDSLVADVKTVNVGDLCLSCFKGTYNKERGIEVGHIFKLGTKYSESMEATFLDQQGKVKPFIMGCYGIGVGRTAMAAIEQHHDDNGPLWPISIAPFEVIVLPVNLNKEEQVNLAENIYTELMSKGFDVLCDDRDERLGVKMNDADLIGAPFRVIVGKRSIEGIVELSFRNGDPKLEMTAKEAIQFLTEKIKGV; from the coding sequence ATGAAGTACAGCAAATATTATATACCGACGTTTAGAGAAAATCCTGCCGATGCGGAAATTCCTAGCCAAGCTATTGCTTTGCGTGGTGGTTATATTAAAAAGATAGCAACTGGTATCTATGATTATTTACCTTTAGGACTAAAAGTTATTCGTAAAGTTGAAAAAATTATTAGAGAAGAAATGAACAGAAAAGACGCTGTTGAGGTGCTAATGCCTTCAATGGTGCCAGCTGAGCTTTGGCAAAAGAGTGGTAGATGGTTTAAGTATGGCAAGGAACTTCTTAGGATCAAAGATAGGGCAGGACGTGACTTTTGTTATGGACCTACACATGAAGAAGTAATCGTGAATTTAGTGAGTGATGATTTGAAAAGTTATAAGCAGTTGCCAATAAATTTTTATCAGATTCAGAATAAATTTCGTGATGAAATAAGACCTAGGTTTGGTTTAATGAGAGCGCGCGAATTTTCTATGAAAGATGCCTACAGTTTCCATGCTGATGAACAGAGCTTGGATGTTACTTATAAAGACATGTATGAAGCCTATAGCAATATATTTTCTAGATGTGGCTTAGATTATCGAGTTGTTAGTGCTGATTCTGGTGCGATCGGTGGTAGTTCTTCCCAAGAATTTATGATAGTAGCGGAGACAGGTGAAGATGAAATTTTGTATTGTTCTAATTGTGACCATGCGGCTAATATAGAGAAAGCAAGCACAAAGGTGACGAATAAATCTGAACCTCTGTTGGCAAAAGAAAAGGTACATACTCCAAACATTAAAGCCATTGAAGACATTTCTAGTTTCTTGCAAGTAGGAGCAGAAAAGACGATTAAAGCAGTAGCTTATAAATATGACAAAGAAGTAGCTCCAGAAAAAATTCAGTCTAAATATGCAATGGTATTTATTCGTGGTGATTACGAAGTAAATGATGTGAAATTGATGAATAACCTAGATGCCTTAGGAATAGAACCAGCTACTGAAGAGGAAATAGTTAGTGTATTTAAAACGGTTCCTGGGTTTATGGGTTTTGCTCCTGAACAATGTGAGTATAAAATCATTATTGATGATTCAATTATTGGTATTACAAATGCGGTAGTAGGTGCAAATGAGAAAGATTATCATTTTAAAAATGTGAATGTTGGCAGAGATTATCTAGTTGATGATAGTTTAGTTGCAGATGTTAAAACCGTTAATGTTGGAGATCTTTGTTTGTCTTGTTTTAAAGGAACATACAATAAAGAGAGAGGGATAGAAGTAGGTCATATTTTCAAGCTTGGCACCAAATATTCGGAATCGATGGAAGCAACCTTTCTTGATCAACAAGGTAAAGTTAAGCCTTTTATTATGGGTTGTTATGGGATAGGCGTTGGCAGAACAGCTATGGCTGCGATAGAGCAACATCACGACGACAATGGACCGCTGTGGCCAATCAGCATTGCTCCCTTTGAAGTTATTGTATTGCCAGTTAATCTTAACAAAGAAGAGCAAGTAAATTTAGCCGAGAATATTTACACTGAGTTGATGTCCAAAGGTTTTGATGTTTTGTGCGATGATCGAGATGAACGACTTGGCGTGAAAATGAATGATGCTGATTTGATAGGCGCACCATTTAGAGTGATTGTTGGGAAAAGGTCTATTGAGGGAATTGTCGAGCTTAGTTTCAGAAATGGTGATCCTAAGTTAGAGATGACAGCAAAGGAAGCAATCCAGTTTCTTACAGAAAAAATTAAAGGAGTTTAG
- a CDS encoding aconitate hydratase, translating into MNLVEKIINKHIVDKSGEQEIGIKIDQTLTQDATGTMAYLEFEAIGREAISTELSVSYVDHNTLQDGFENADDHRYLQSIAAKYGLYFSKAGNGICHQVHLETFGKPGKTLLGSDSHTPTGGGLGMIAIGAGGLDIATALAGGAFYLPTPKVLKVELTGKLSPFVTAKDVILKLLQILTTKGNVGYIVEYTGKGVKTLSVPERATIANMGAELGVTTSVFPSDEVTKEFLRAQGRENDWIELMADKDATYNKEISINLATLKPMIALPHSPDNVKEVSEVAGMKVNQVLIGSCTNSSYKDLYTVAMLLKDKQVSTDVSFGVAPGSKQVLEMMMETGLMKNIVEAGGRVLESSCGFCIGMGQSPATDAVSIRTNNRNFYGRSGTNSAGIYLVSPETAVACALTGEITDPSEFFQKAVEFKQPSKFLVNNSLVIKPLPVNERAKVEILKGPNIGPPPISSRLAESLQTKVVIKVGDKITTDHIMPAGRFLKFRSNIDKYSQAVFNDVEPKFADKCKANKSGGFDNLIVAGLSYGQGSSREHAAICPMYLGVKVVIVKSIERIHRANLINFGIIPLVFKKESDYARVKAEEIFSFNKIREQIKQDFVVMESASGNKFELVAGFSEREIEQLLAGGKLNLLKE; encoded by the coding sequence ATGAATTTAGTTGAGAAGATAATTAATAAACATATTGTTGATAAATCTGGTGAACAAGAAATTGGAATTAAAATAGACCAAACATTAACTCAAGACGCAACAGGCACCATGGCATATTTGGAGTTTGAGGCAATTGGAAGAGAAGCTATTTCAACAGAGTTGTCAGTCAGTTACGTTGACCATAATACTTTACAAGATGGATTCGAAAATGCCGATGACCATAGATATTTACAGTCAATAGCTGCTAAATATGGCTTGTATTTTTCTAAAGCTGGAAATGGTATCTGTCATCAAGTTCATTTAGAAACATTTGGTAAGCCAGGTAAAACCTTATTAGGTTCTGATTCTCATACTCCAACTGGCGGAGGACTTGGAATGATCGCTATCGGTGCTGGCGGACTGGATATAGCTACTGCTTTAGCTGGTGGAGCCTTTTATTTGCCAACACCTAAGGTTTTGAAAGTAGAACTTACGGGGAAACTTTCTCCTTTTGTTACTGCAAAAGATGTTATTTTAAAGCTATTACAGATTCTTACAACTAAAGGAAATGTTGGATATATTGTGGAGTACACGGGTAAAGGGGTTAAAACTTTATCAGTTCCAGAAAGAGCAACTATTGCTAATATGGGCGCTGAGTTGGGCGTGACAACTTCAGTCTTCCCTTCGGATGAAGTAACCAAAGAATTTTTAAGAGCGCAGGGCAGAGAAAATGATTGGATAGAGCTGATGGCCGATAAAGATGCTACATACAATAAAGAAATCTCTATTAACCTTGCTACACTAAAGCCGATGATTGCTTTGCCTCATTCGCCAGATAATGTCAAAGAGGTTTCAGAAGTTGCTGGGATGAAGGTTAACCAAGTTCTTATTGGGAGCTGTACAAATAGTTCGTATAAAGATTTATATACAGTGGCTATGCTTTTAAAAGATAAACAAGTTTCTACCGACGTTTCTTTTGGTGTTGCTCCTGGCTCTAAGCAGGTGCTAGAGATGATGATGGAAACTGGCTTGATGAAAAACATTGTAGAAGCTGGTGGCAGAGTTTTAGAGTCTAGTTGTGGTTTTTGTATAGGGATGGGACAGTCTCCTGCTACGGATGCGGTTAGTATAAGAACTAATAATCGTAATTTTTATGGAAGAAGTGGAACCAACAGTGCTGGTATTTATTTAGTTAGCCCAGAGACAGCGGTTGCTTGTGCTTTAACTGGAGAGATTACTGATCCGTCAGAGTTTTTTCAAAAAGCAGTCGAATTTAAACAACCATCAAAATTTTTAGTAAATAATTCTTTGGTGATTAAGCCTTTACCTGTTAACGAACGGGCTAAGGTAGAAATATTAAAAGGTCCCAACATTGGGCCGCCTCCAATCAGTAGTCGCCTGGCAGAAAGCTTACAAACAAAGGTAGTTATTAAAGTCGGAGACAAAATAACCACAGACCATATTATGCCTGCAGGTCGATTTTTGAAGTTTCGTTCAAATATAGATAAGTATTCACAGGCAGTTTTTAACGATGTTGAACCAAAATTTGCTGATAAATGTAAGGCTAACAAGTCAGGTGGATTTGATAATTTAATAGTAGCAGGACTTAGTTATGGCCAAGGTTCATCAAGGGAACATGCAGCTATTTGCCCTATGTATTTGGGTGTAAAAGTTGTTATTGTTAAATCTATTGAGCGAATACATAGGGCAAATCTTATAAATTTTGGAATTATTCCTTTGGTTTTTAAAAAGGAAAGCGACTATGCTAGAGTTAAAGCTGAAGAGATTTTTTCTTTTAACAAGATTAGAGAACAGATTAAACAAGATTTTGTGGTTATGGAAAGTGCCTCTGGTAATAAATTCGAGTTAGTTGCTGGATTTTCTGAAAGAGAAATAGAACAATTGCTTGCTGGTGGTAAGCTTAATCTACTTAAGGAGTAA
- a CDS encoding 2-hydroxyacyl-CoA dehydratase family protein, translated as MKKVAFTTTIPQEYIWAASAIPVDLNNLFILGQSKKFIISGEKHGVTRNTCSWIKGLMGAVVEYEEEFDTIIAVTEGDCSNNHGLVNLCQHFMPSLKVVSFAYPADRDERKLRYELDKLGEHFGVSYEQAMEIKEKLDLVRERLRVLDILFYQKKNVSATEFQRLMVASSDFGSNVEVYSNKIEELIKLAETSQSNVHTISIGYMGVPTIISNLFGYLEDELGVKLSYFEVENDFAMLQESKDLIEQYQNFNYPYELNRRIIEVEKQIKQRNLKGIIHYAQAFCHRQLDDIIIKNRLSVPVLTIEGDAPGELDMRTKIRIECFVERLKEA; from the coding sequence ATGAAAAAAGTAGCGTTTACCACCACTATTCCCCAAGAGTATATTTGGGCGGCTAGTGCTATTCCTGTAGACCTAAACAATCTTTTTATATTAGGGCAATCTAAAAAGTTTATAATATCTGGAGAAAAACATGGTGTTACCAGAAATACTTGCAGTTGGATCAAGGGATTGATGGGTGCAGTTGTAGAGTATGAAGAAGAATTTGACACTATTATCGCTGTTACAGAGGGCGACTGTAGTAACAATCATGGATTGGTTAATTTGTGCCAGCATTTTATGCCGTCGCTTAAGGTTGTTTCTTTTGCTTATCCGGCAGATAGGGATGAACGAAAGCTGAGGTATGAGTTAGATAAATTAGGTGAACATTTTGGAGTTAGTTATGAGCAAGCAATGGAAATTAAAGAAAAACTAGATTTAGTAAGAGAACGATTAAGAGTATTAGACATTTTGTTTTATCAGAAGAAAAATGTTAGTGCTACTGAGTTTCAAAGATTAATGGTTGCTTCTTCGGATTTTGGCAGCAACGTGGAAGTTTATAGTAATAAAATTGAAGAGTTAATAAAGCTAGCAGAAACTAGTCAATCAAATGTTCACACCATTTCCATAGGGTATATGGGCGTTCCAACAATAATTAGTAATCTTTTTGGTTATTTAGAAGATGAGCTTGGGGTGAAGCTGTCTTATTTTGAAGTAGAAAATGATTTTGCTATGCTTCAAGAAAGCAAAGATTTAATAGAGCAATATCAGAACTTTAATTACCCGTATGAGTTAAATCGAAGAATCATTGAAGTAGAAAAACAAATAAAACAAAGAAATTTAAAAGGAATTATTCATTATGCTCAAGCTTTTTGTCATCGACAACTTGATGATATTATTATCAAAAACAGACTTAGCGTTCCTGTTTTGACAATCGAAGGCGATGCTCCTGGTGAGCTTGATATGAGGACAAAGATAAGGATAGAATGTTTTGTAGAAAGGTTAAAAGAAGCATGA